A genomic region of Gemmata massiliana contains the following coding sequences:
- a CDS encoding DUF1559 domain-containing protein, producing MRRHVRTAFTLIELLVVIAIIAILIGLLLPAVQKVREAAARMKCANNLKQMGLALHSYHDANNTLPYAWIDWDGWWAPALKATHANVVLLPYLEQSNVERLYDRGARWDQANNPALATAMPKVYQCPSTPGAGQTGPNGFLTSDYSYIRSASDWSAHQGSKHAMFEMNSSKRFGDITDGLSNTIMVYESAGRTESWVYGKKTAAPSWWDGNYRAWTGHLNSQWFYPAHFTLDPSGGEPAVEWFVGSAIINTHNWGAPYSFHTGGVQITLGDGSVRFLRENANIDAINGLTSIDGGEVIGDY from the coding sequence GTGCGTCGCCACGTCCGTACCGCATTTACGCTGATCGAACTGCTGGTGGTGATCGCGATTATTGCGATCCTCATTGGTTTGCTCCTCCCGGCCGTCCAGAAGGTGCGCGAGGCCGCGGCGCGCATGAAGTGCGCCAACAACCTCAAGCAAATGGGCCTCGCTCTGCACAGTTACCACGACGCGAACAACACCCTGCCCTACGCCTGGATCGACTGGGACGGGTGGTGGGCACCGGCGCTCAAGGCCACGCACGCCAACGTGGTCCTGCTCCCCTACCTGGAGCAGAGCAACGTGGAGCGGCTCTACGACCGCGGCGCCCGCTGGGACCAGGCCAACAACCCGGCCCTGGCGACGGCGATGCCCAAGGTCTACCAGTGCCCGTCGACGCCCGGCGCCGGGCAGACCGGCCCGAACGGGTTCCTCACGTCGGACTACAGCTACATCCGCAGCGCGTCGGACTGGTCCGCCCACCAGGGCAGCAAGCACGCCATGTTCGAGATGAACAGCTCCAAGAGGTTCGGCGACATCACCGACGGGCTGAGCAACACGATCATGGTGTACGAGTCGGCGGGCCGCACCGAGTCGTGGGTGTACGGGAAGAAGACGGCCGCGCCCTCCTGGTGGGACGGCAACTACCGGGCCTGGACCGGGCACTTGAACTCCCAATGGTTCTACCCCGCTCATTTCACCCTCGACCCCAGCGGCGGCGAACCGGCCGTGGAGTGGTTCGTGGGCTCCGCCATCATCAACACGCACAACTGGGGCGCGCCCTACTCGTTCCACACCGGCGGCGTGCAGATCACGCTCGGCGACGGGTCGGTCCGGTTCCTCCGCGAGAACGCGAACATCGACGCGATCAACGGGCTGACGTCGATCGACGGCGGCGAAGTGATCGGCGACTACTAG